The genomic interval TGGACATTTCAGAAATTTCAAAAATGAATTATGATGAGGCTTTTGAGACAATACTGCAAGTTCCAGGTGTAGGTCCGAAAGTTGCTGATTGCATTTTACTTTATGGATTTAATTTTAGAGAAGCATTTCCATCTGATATATGGATAAAACGCATTGTATCTTACTTATACTTTGATGGTAAAGATATTTCGGTTCCTAAGGTAAGGGAATTTGGAATGGATGAATTTGGAGATAATGCAGGTTATGTTCAGTTATATATGTTTCATTATGCTAGAAAATCTGGTTTAATGGCTAAGTTAAAATAATTGTAATTACATATTATTTTTCATGAAAATCAGATATGCTACAATGATTGTTAATGATATGGAGGAAAGTGTTAAATTTTATACTGAAACTCTAGATTTTACTGTTGATGAAGTCTTTGATGTTCCGGAAGGCAAAATCACTCTTTTAGATGGGGAGGGTTTTGCAGGAATTGAACTAATTGAAAGTTCAAATTTTGGCAGTGGCCTATATTCCATTGGAATGGATGTTGAAGATATCCATAAAGAAATTGAAAATTTAGAAGCAAAAGGGGCTAATATTGCCATGAAACCCATAAAAATACAGGTCGGTTATATGGCAAAAGTAATAGATCCAAATGGTATTAATATTGTTTTAGTTCAACATAATAGATAATATGAAACTTGAAAAAATCGTTTTAATTGTAGCAACATTGACATCCTTTTTCACAGTATTTTTATCATCTGCTGTGATGGTGGCAGTTCCAACTTTAGCTTCTGAATTTGGAATGAGCAATATTATCCAAAATTGGGTCACCATGCTATTTTTCTTAGCAGTAGCTATTTTTACAATTCCATCTGGGCAATTATCTGGAAAATTCGGTCTTAAAAAATCAATGATATTTGGCTCATCAGTTTATATTCTAAGCTCTATTGCAGCTATTTTTTCAATAAACTCAGAAATTTTTTTAATCTGTCGATTAGTTCAAGGTATTGGTGTTTCATTTTTAAATGTCGCTTCAATGGCAATGGTCGTATCAGCATTCTCTCCACAAGAACGTGGTAAAGCAATTGGAATTAACGTAACTGGAGTTTATCTTGCAACATCAACATCTCCAGTAATTGGGGGATTTTTAAACTTTCATTTTGGATGGAGATCTATATTTTTAACATCAGTGCCATTTTTAATCTTGATTTTAGTTTTATTAATAACTGAAATTAAGGAAGAATGGGTTACTATGGGGGATGTTCCGATTGATTGGAAAGGTTCTATTGTATACTCATTAGGCATATTGTTATTTATTTATGGATTCACACGTCTTGATGAAAGTACTGGCATTATTTTGACTGTTATAGGTTTAATTGTATTGGGAGTATTTGTAGCTCTTGAACTTAGAGAAAAATATCCAGTATTCGATGTTAAATTCTTTAAAAATCCTAAATTTTCATCTGCGAACTTTGCAGCTCTAACAGCGTATCTCGCTACATTTGCTGTTACAACTATTGTAAATTATCATTTGCAATATATTAGAGGTTATGATTCTCAAATGGCAGGTATAATCTTGTTAGTTGCACCTTTAATTCAAGTAATTATGGCTCCAATTTCAGGAAGATTGTCGGATAAGATTAATCCACAAAAATTAGCGGCTATTGGAATGTTTTTTGGAGCAATTTCACTTGCAATGCTTTCAATGCTTAATGTTTCAACACCATTATGGTTTTTAATTATTGCGATGGTATCTCATGGTTTGGGTTTTGGAATATTTTCATCTCCAAATACAAATGCAATTATGGGGTCAGTTCCACAAAAAGATACTCCTGTGGCTTCTGCATCAGTTGCAACAATGCGTGTTATTGGTCAAACAATGAGTATGGGTATGTTAACATTAGTATTTGCATTTGTGATGGGTAATGTACCAATGATTGAGAAATATTTTCCTCTTTTAATTACTAGTTCTCAAATTACTTGCTTAATTTGTATGGTGTTATGCGCAGCATCTGTTTTTGCTTCACTTGTAGGAATTAAATCTAAGGAAATGTTGGAATTTAATTAAAATAAAATAAGTTGAAAGATAGAATCTATCTTTCTTCCACTGTCAATTTGTTCATTTTGTCGCCTTGGCGAATAGCATTAACAACATCTTGACCTTTGATAACTTGACCAAATACAGTGTGTACTCCATCTAAGTGTGGTTGCGGACTGTGTGTAATAAAGAACTGGCTTCCACCAGTATCTTTTCCAGCATGTGCCATTGATAATGCACCAGTTCCATGTCTGTGCGGGTTTCCTTCAGTTTCACATTTGATAGTGTAACCTGGTCCACCAGTACCGTTTCCTTTAGGACAACCACCTTGAATTACAAAATTAGGAATTACTCTGTGGAATGTTAATCCATCATAGAATCCTTCTTTGATTAATTTTTCAAAGTTTGCTACAGTTCCAGGTGCTTCATTTGGGAATAATTCAAGTTCAATATTCCCTTTATCGGTTTCAATAGTTGCGACTTTCATTTTATCACCTAATTTTTAAATAATATTAATATTATAAATATTAATGATTAAATAGTTTATGGAATGATAAAATGAATACTCAAGAATTAATAAAAATAGAAGATGATTATTTCATAAACACTTTCACTAGACAACCAGTTGTACTTGATCATGGTGAAGGTGTAAGAGTTACTGATATTGATGGAAATGAATATTTGGATATGTTTGCAGGTATTGCTGTAAATTCTTTGGGTCATAATAACCCTAAACTTGTAAAAGCCATACAGGATCAAGCTGCAAAACTCATTCACATTTCAAGTATTTATTATAATGAACCTGCATTAATCTATGCTAAAAGATTAATTGATTTAACTAGCTTTGATAGAATTTTTTATGCAAACAGCGGTGCTGAAGCAAATGAGGGAGCTATTAAACTAGCTGTAAAATACACCGGCAAGAGTGAAATCATCTCAACTGTTGATTCTTTTCACGGAAGAACAATAATGACTCTTGCAGCTACTGGTCATGAAGAATACCATGAACCATTTAAATCAATAATGCCGCAAGGATTTATCAATGTTCCATATAACGACCTTGAAGCTATTAAAAATGCAATTACTGAAAATACTGCAGCTATCATTGTCGAACCTATTCAGGGTGAAGGCGGGGTACATGTTCCTGATGTTGAATATTTAAAAGGAATTGAAGCAATCTGTAGAGAAAAAGGCATTGTATTTATTGTGGATGAAGTACAAACAGGATTCGGAAGATGTGGAACATTATTTGCACACGAATTATTTGATGTCAAACCAGATATAATGACTATGGCTAAGGGAATAGGTGGAGGAGTTCCAATGGGTGGAATTTTAGCAACCGAGAAAATAGCTAGTGCATTCGTACCTGGAGATCATGGAACAACATTCGGCGGTGGGCCACTTGTATGTGCTGCAGCTAATGCTATTTTAGATGAATTTGCAGATAAAAATATTTTGGATAATGTTAATGAAGTTGGCGGATATTTCATTTCTGAATTAAAGAAATTAGATAAAGATATTATTGCCGATGTTCGCGGTAAAGGTTTAATGATCGGGCTTGAATTAACCAAACCTGGTGCTGAATATGTTGATAAACTAAGAAAAGCAGGTTTCTTAATAAACTGTACTGCAGGCAATGTTTTAAGATTTGTCCCACCTTTAATAATTACTAAAACTGACATCGACGAGTTTGTAGAAGCTTTAGATGAAATTTTATAGGTTATCTTTAGATAACCTCTTCTTTTTTCCAATACTTTAAAATAAGTAGACGGCTAATGTTATGGTATATGGGTTAGCTCACATAAACCGATGTGTTCATCACTTATAATCTGTTTACATTATTTAGATACATATCAATTGAACTGTATTTTTATTCATGTAATCATTTGAATATCTTTAATAAAAATCTCCAACTTCACATTCCGGGTCTGTTTCTTCAATCACGAATATATGTTTTAGTAAAATATTCACCATTTTTTACTTTCCCATCTTGGAGTTCCCACATTTCAGGGGCTGTTTTGATTTTGATTGTATTTTAACTATTGAGTATTATCACCGCTATTTTCAATTATGCCTTTAAAAGTAATACTATAATATTTTTCCATTTTTTGCCTGTTTAATTATTTTATCATATTACTTAATTTGAACGGAAAAACGATTTCCTTCATTAATTTTAAATAGCTTAAAATAAATAACTAAATTTATAATGTAACTTTTTTAGGAGTTTTAATTATGGATTTAAATATTAAAGTAAACGATAAAAACCACCTTGATATTGGTGGAGCAGATGCAATTGATATTGCAGAAGAATTTGGAACTCCAACCTATGTGATTGATGAGAATAGGATAAGAGATAATTACAATAGATTTTATTCAGCTTTCTCAAAATATTATCCTGATTTTAAAGTATTTTACGCATGTAAAGCTAATACTAACCTTGCAGTAATGAAAATTTTAGAAAGTGAAGGTTGTTGTATTGATGCGGTTTCCCCTGGAGAAGTTCATATATCAAAAATGCTTGGATTTTCAGGAGATAGAATATTATTCACTGGTAACAATATTACTAATGATGAATTAAAATATGTTCATGATGAAGGTGCAGTTTTAAATATAGACTCAGTATCAGCACTTAACAGATTATCTAAAATGATTGACCCTGAAGGTGTAAAAATTTCCTTTAGAGTAAATCCAATGGTAGGTGCAGGACATCATGATCATTGTATTACAGGAGGGATAATGAGTAAATTTGGTATTATGGAATCCGAAGCTGTTGAAGTTTATAAAAAAGCAGAAAAATTAGGATTCAATCCAGTTGGTATGCACTCTCACATTGGTTCAGGTATATTGGATCCGGAACCATTTAAATTAGCTATTGAATCAACTATGGATATTGCAGGTAAAGTTCACCAAGATGCTGGAATTGACTTTGAATTTGTTGACTTTGGTGGGGGAGTGGGTATTCCTTACACTCCTGAAGAAAATGTTGTAGATTTAGACAAATTTGCAGAAGTTAATGTCGGATTATTTAAAGAAAAATTAGAACAATATGGCATGGGTAATCCTACAATGTATCTTGAACCTGGAAGATTCTTGGTTGGAGATGCATGTGTGCTTTTAGTAACTGTTAACAGTCTAAAACAAAGTTACAGGAAATTTATTGGTGTAGATGCAGGTTTTCATACTCTCTTAAGACCGGCGATGTATGATTCATACCATCATATTGTTGATGCAAGCAGAATGAATGCAGAAAATACTCAAACTGTTGATATTGCAGGAAATGTATGTGAATCTGGAGACTTATTTGCACGTGACAGACTAATGCCTGATGTGGAAGAGGGTGATGTATTAGGTATATTAAATGCAGGTGCATATGGATTTACAATGTCTTCAAACTATAATTCAAGACCTCTTGCTTCAGAAATATTGGTAACTGATGGTGAATGCTCAGTTGTACGTGAAAGAGAAACTTTTGAAGATTTATATGCAAAACAAAGTATTCCTCCACATTTGAAATAAGTTGATAACATGGTAGATTTAAAAGGATTAAAATTTTCAAAAATGCATGGAATAGGTAATGATTTTCCAATTATTGATGAAACAAAAGGAAAAGTCATTTCTGAAGAAGACAAACCTGAAGCATGCAGAATTTTATGCCACAGAAACTTCGGAGTAGGTGGGGATGGTGTTTTATTCGTAGAACCATCTGATGTTGCGGATATTGGGTACAGAATGTTCAATCCTGATGGAAGTGAGGCTGAAATGTGTGGAAATGGCATAAGATGCTTTGGAGATTTTGTATACAGAAAAGGTATTTTAAAAAAAGAGAAGATGACTGTTGAGACAAGGGCAGGAATCAAAACTATTGAAATTACTTTAGAAGATGATGAACCGGTATTATTTAAAGTAGATATGGGATTATCAACATTCAAAACTCCTGAAATCCCAATGATTTCTGAAATGGATGAATTTTTGGATTGTGAGTTGGAAGTTTTAGATACTACTTTTAATTTAACTGCTGTTAGTGTTGGAAATCCTCATGCAATCATCTTTGTTGATGATTTAGATGAAATCGACATTGACAAATACGGTCCAGCTATTGAAGCACATGAAGTATTCCCTGAAAAGATCAATGTACATTTTGTTGAAGTAATTTCTAAAAATGAAGGTAAAATGAGAACATGGGAGCGTGGTGCTGGTGTAACACTTGCATGTGGTACCGGTGCAACTTCTACAGCTATTTCTGGTTACAAACTAGGTTTATTTGATAGTAATATCTTACTTCACTTACCTGGCGGTGACTTGAAATTCAATGTATATGAAAAAGATGATGCTCTTGGCGCATTCATGAAAGGTCCAGCAGAGCTTGTTTATGATGGGGAATTCTAACTTTCTCCATTTTAAATTTTATACGCATTAATCAATGTTATATCTTCGAAAAAAAAGTGCTCTTTTTTTGCAATTTCTGAAATAAAACCTAATTTATCGAGTTTTTTCAGTGTTTCTTCATTATCTGATAGTGAAGACTGTATCATCTGCACTATTCCGCCATCATTTAAGTGATTTCCCACTTCATTTAAAAAGGCATCAATAACTTTTCTACCATCTAATCCACCGTCAAAAGCATAATTTATTGTGTCATCTAAAACCTCCCCTTTTTCAGTAGGCAGATATGGAGTATTGAATAAAATTACATCAAACTTTCTATTCTGCACGGGGTCAAACAAATTTCCAAATAATATTTCAATATTTTCAATGTTATTTGCTTCAAAATTTTTGCATGCAAGTTCACATGCATCAAAATTAATGTCTGTTACAGTAATATTGTCTGTAAGTCTTGAAGCATACATTGCAACAATACCCGATCCAGTTCCAATTTCCAGCACACTTTGTCCTTTTTTAATCTGTAAGTTATCAGCAAGTAAATAGCTGTCTTCAGCGGGAATATAAACATTATCATCAATATTAATTTTAAAATCAGGCATAGTAATCTATCCGTTTAAAATTGAATTTAAATCTTTAGATAAAAATAGTATTTCTTCAGGTGTTACTACAACAACTCTTTTTTTGAGATAATTATTTAGTTTTTCATCTTCAATTTCATTCATACATTTTTTCATTTCTTTTTTATCAAGATTAGTTATTATGTGTCTAGAATCAATCAATGCATTTCTAATTTTTTTGTTTCTATGCTGAAATAATGCTTTTGTAAATTTGGAATAAATTTTAAAATCTTCAAGTGAAATTTTATTCTTTTTTGGTGTTAATTTTACAACTGTTGAATCAATTTTTGGTTTTGGAATAAAACTTTCAGAACTCACATCTGTTAATTTTTTCACATCACATTTGAAATGTAGCATAGCTGAAAGTCTAGAATAATTTTTAGTTCCAACTTCCCCATTCATACGATCAGCAAACTCTTTTTGATACATTAAAATAGCTAAATCAAAATCATATTCTAAAAATTTAAAAGTAATAGGTGATGAGATTTGATAAGGTAGATTGGAGATGATTTTATTGAATTTTGGAAATTCAATATTTAAAGCATCTTCATTGAGTAATTCTACATTATCTATTTTTTCTTCTTTAAGTCTTTTGGCTAATATGTCACATATATTTTTATCTTGTTCAATAGCTATTACTTTTTTAGCTTTTTTGGCAAGTTCAATTGTTAATGTTCCAATTCCAGTCCCAATTTCTAAGATTACATCATTTTCATTGATGTTTCCAAAGTTAATGATTTGATCTCTTTTATTTTTATCAATTAGATAATTTTGACCAAGATTCTTATTTAACTTTATCCCATTTTGATTTAAGATGCTTTTAGTTGTCTTAGAAAGGGATATGGAATTTTCACTATTCAATTTATCACTTATCTTGGATTTCTAGGTTTTTTTGGAACCTGTGTAAATATGTAATATTTACTTTTGCCTCTTTTAATTGCATTTCTATCCAATTCTTGTTTAACTCTGTTTACTATCATTCCTGCAGGGTCGGTTAATGTTGGGAGTCTTTCGGTTATATCTTTGAAACTTTCAAATGGTTTTTCTTCTCTGGCATTAATAATGTCCCACATATATTTTTTACCGATTCCTGGAATTAACTCAAGTGTATGGAGCCTTGTACTAACGGCTCCAGTTGTATTGAAAAAGTTAACATATTTTTCTTCGTTTGATTCAACAATGTCTCTGATTGTGTAATCTAATTCAATTCTACTTGTTGCAGTTAATCTTTCAAAGTTTAATCTTCCAAGTACTCTATATATTTTATCTTTTTTTCCTTGTCCTATAAATACTGTGTCTCCTATTTCTAAATCAACACCATTTTTAGGAGCTAATTCAAGTAAAGTGAATTGTTCTGTACCAATAGCTTGAGCAATAGGTTTTCCGCCAAATTTAGACATATCTGACTTAACATAGCCTCTGCTTAAATAATCAAGAACAACAGCATATTGTTCTTTTTTTACAGTTGGTTTTTTTCCATTTCTTTTTTTATTATCAACCATCTTTATCACTCACTATTGTTTTTATAAAATAAACTAGCTATATAAATAAACTATTTAATAAATTTATTTGTTAAGTATAATAAAGATATCTAAAAAAAGTATATTTGACGGTAATAAAATTATAAAAAATAATAAAAAAAGAGAATAGCCCAAAACTATTCTTCAATATTGTATTGTTCTAAGAGTTCAAGTATCTTTTCCATATCGGGTTTTTCAATTTTTATAGCTTCTTTAGCGAAGATTAATCTTAAATCTGCTAAATCTTTTGGAACTAAATCTACGATACGTACAGCAACTTTATCTCTTAGGCCAAATTCTTCTTGGAGTTTTTCAATAATTTCTTCTGAATCTTCAACAGAATATCTTTTAAATCTTGCAAGATGATTTAAAGTAATATTCTGTTCGTAGTTTAATTCATTGTCTTCTGAAAAATCTTCAAGAACTTTTTTTACTTCTGCACTTGATATTGGTTCACTTTCAATAATTTCTTTTCCAATCATAGAAATCATTTTTGTAATTTTAAATGGTCTGGTCTTACAATTAATTCTTTTGCTTTGTTTCCTTCTTTTAAGGATACAATATATGCTTTACCTTTTTGACCAGTAACCTTTCCAGTTTTACCATGGAATCTAGGAGCCGGTTGTCCTTTTTGAATACTTGGGTTGATAGTAATATGAACTAAATCTCCATCTTCAAACCTTTGCATTCTGTTAGTAATAGGATTGGTTCTACCTGGTCTTTGGGTTTTTGTCATTTTTTTTCTTGATCTACTTTTTAATCCTCTTGATCTTTGCATAATATAACCTCTTATAAACTGTCTGGGTATATTTGATTAATCTATGTTATCAGCTACCTAGTATTAAATTGCCCATAAATACTAGTAACATAGAATGTGAAAATAATTTAATTATCACTCAGTAACATGATAATATTATAATTTTGGTTTATGCTATTAATATACTTTTAGTTTTTTAGCATTTATTGAAATTTATAATAAAAATTTTTTAAATAGGGTTTTATGGTTTTAAAAATGGTGTGTGAAGATAACCAATTAGTTATCTTCAAATCTTCTTCTGTCAATTAATTCTTGACGTTTACCTGGGTTCCATCCGCCAGATGCAGATTTTGCACGTCCAACTTGTTGTACGTATCCTGTAATTCTATCATACCATTCTACATCTTCTTTTTCACCGCAGGTAGGACAAACATTGTTTAATCCTTTCATTAAAGTTTTACATTTAAGACAGAAACTTAATGCTGAGCTGTAAGCCCAGAATCCTATATCGGATTTTTTAGCAATTTTATTAGTTAAACTCATTAAAGAATCAGGATCAGAGTATGATTCACCCATGAATGCATGGAAGATATGTCCGCCAGGTGTTATACTGTGATATTGTTCTTCAATTTTGATTTTTTCGATAAGTGAAAGTCCTGTGTCTACCGGTACATGGGAAGAGTTAGTGTAGTAGTTTGCATTTCCTTCACCTTGAACGATAGCTTGATCTCCATATTGTTTTTTATCAAGAGTTGCGAATCTGTAAGCAGTAGATTCAGCAGGAGTTTGAATAACAGACCATCTGAGTCCAGTTTCATCTTTTAATTGATTAGCTCTATCATTAATATATTCAATGCATTTTACTCCAAATTTGTTTGCATCAGCATTTTCAATACCTGCACCAAATAATGATGATAACATTTCGTTAAGTCCAACGAAACCAAATGATAAAGTTGAATTTTGGATTCTGTAGTATGAATCTTCAGCTACTTGTTGTTTTAAGAAGGGTAAGATATGGAAATCATTTAAACATTTTAATCCTTGTTCTCTTCTAAGCATTAAAGTTTCAACCGCAAGATCCATGTATTCATCTAAATATTCGAATACTTGACTTTCATCTTTAGATTGGTATCCTATTCTTGGTAAGTTTAAAGTAACATATGCAAGGTTACCAGTTCTTAAACAGTCTTGATCCCAGTCACCAGTCCAAGTATCTTGTAAACAAGTTCTACATCCCATGTAGTTTGCCATGTTTCCTCTGTATTTAGGGAACATATTTACAAAGTAGGAAGAACCATATTTTGCAGATAATTCATGAACTAATCTAATATCCTCTTCGTATTCACTAGTCATTGTTTCTTTACGGAGGGTGTAAATTGTGTTAGGGAATAAAT from Methanobrevibacter gottschalkii DSM 11977 carries:
- a CDS encoding VOC family protein, coding for MKIRYATMIVNDMEESVKFYTETLDFTVDEVFDVPEGKITLLDGEGFAGIELIESSNFGSGLYSIGMDVEDIHKEIENLEAKGANIAMKPIKIQVGYMAKVIDPNGINIVLVQHNR
- a CDS encoding MFS transporter encodes the protein MKLEKIVLIVATLTSFFTVFLSSAVMVAVPTLASEFGMSNIIQNWVTMLFFLAVAIFTIPSGQLSGKFGLKKSMIFGSSVYILSSIAAIFSINSEIFLICRLVQGIGVSFLNVASMAMVVSAFSPQERGKAIGINVTGVYLATSTSPVIGGFLNFHFGWRSIFLTSVPFLILILVLLITEIKEEWVTMGDVPIDWKGSIVYSLGILLFIYGFTRLDESTGIILTVIGLIVLGVFVALELREKYPVFDVKFFKNPKFSSANFAALTAYLATFAVTTIVNYHLQYIRGYDSQMAGIILLVAPLIQVIMAPISGRLSDKINPQKLAAIGMFFGAISLAMLSMLNVSTPLWFLIIAMVSHGLGFGIFSSPNTNAIMGSVPQKDTPVASASVATMRVIGQTMSMGMLTLVFAFVMGNVPMIEKYFPLLITSSQITCLICMVLCAASVFASLVGIKSKEMLEFN
- a CDS encoding peptidylprolyl isomerase codes for the protein MKVATIETDKGNIELELFPNEAPGTVANFEKLIKEGFYDGLTFHRVIPNFVIQGGCPKGNGTGGPGYTIKCETEGNPHRHGTGALSMAHAGKDTGGSQFFITHSPQPHLDGVHTVFGQVIKGQDVVNAIRQGDKMNKLTVEER
- a CDS encoding aspartate aminotransferase family protein, giving the protein MNTQELIKIEDDYFINTFTRQPVVLDHGEGVRVTDIDGNEYLDMFAGIAVNSLGHNNPKLVKAIQDQAAKLIHISSIYYNEPALIYAKRLIDLTSFDRIFYANSGAEANEGAIKLAVKYTGKSEIISTVDSFHGRTIMTLAATGHEEYHEPFKSIMPQGFINVPYNDLEAIKNAITENTAAIIVEPIQGEGGVHVPDVEYLKGIEAICREKGIVFIVDEVQTGFGRCGTLFAHELFDVKPDIMTMAKGIGGGVPMGGILATEKIASAFVPGDHGTTFGGGPLVCAAANAILDEFADKNILDNVNEVGGYFISELKKLDKDIIADVRGKGLMIGLELTKPGAEYVDKLRKAGFLINCTAGNVLRFVPPLIITKTDIDEFVEALDEIL
- the lysA gene encoding diaminopimelate decarboxylase; the protein is MDLNIKVNDKNHLDIGGADAIDIAEEFGTPTYVIDENRIRDNYNRFYSAFSKYYPDFKVFYACKANTNLAVMKILESEGCCIDAVSPGEVHISKMLGFSGDRILFTGNNITNDELKYVHDEGAVLNIDSVSALNRLSKMIDPEGVKISFRVNPMVGAGHHDHCITGGIMSKFGIMESEAVEVYKKAEKLGFNPVGMHSHIGSGILDPEPFKLAIESTMDIAGKVHQDAGIDFEFVDFGGGVGIPYTPEENVVDLDKFAEVNVGLFKEKLEQYGMGNPTMYLEPGRFLVGDACVLLVTVNSLKQSYRKFIGVDAGFHTLLRPAMYDSYHHIVDASRMNAENTQTVDIAGNVCESGDLFARDRLMPDVEEGDVLGILNAGAYGFTMSSNYNSRPLASEILVTDGECSVVRERETFEDLYAKQSIPPHLK
- the dapF gene encoding diaminopimelate epimerase, coding for MVDLKGLKFSKMHGIGNDFPIIDETKGKVISEEDKPEACRILCHRNFGVGGDGVLFVEPSDVADIGYRMFNPDGSEAEMCGNGIRCFGDFVYRKGILKKEKMTVETRAGIKTIEITLEDDEPVLFKVDMGLSTFKTPEIPMISEMDEFLDCELEVLDTTFNLTAVSVGNPHAIIFVDDLDEIDIDKYGPAIEAHEVFPEKINVHFVEVISKNEGKMRTWERGAGVTLACGTGATSTAISGYKLGLFDSNILLHLPGGDLKFNVYEKDDALGAFMKGPAELVYDGEF
- a CDS encoding HemK2/MTQ2 family protein methyltransferase, whose product is MPDFKINIDDNVYIPAEDSYLLADNLQIKKGQSVLEIGTGSGIVAMYASRLTDNITVTDINFDACELACKNFEANNIENIEILFGNLFDPVQNRKFDVILFNTPYLPTEKGEVLDDTINYAFDGGLDGRKVIDAFLNEVGNHLNDGGIVQMIQSSLSDNEETLKKLDKLGFISEIAKKEHFFFEDITLINAYKI
- the rsmA gene encoding 16S rRNA (adenine(1518)-N(6)/adenine(1519)-N(6))-dimethyltransferase RsmA, whose protein sequence is MNSENSISLSKTTKSILNQNGIKLNKNLGQNYLIDKNKRDQIINFGNINENDVILEIGTGIGTLTIELAKKAKKVIAIEQDKNICDILAKRLKEEKIDNVELLNEDALNIEFPKFNKIISNLPYQISSPITFKFLEYDFDLAILMYQKEFADRMNGEVGTKNYSRLSAMLHFKCDVKKLTDVSSESFIPKPKIDSTVVKLTPKKNKISLEDFKIYSKFTKALFQHRNKKIRNALIDSRHIITNLDKKEMKKCMNEIEDEKLNNYLKKRVVVVTPEEILFLSKDLNSILNG
- a CDS encoding DUF655 domain-containing protein, translating into MVDNKKRNGKKPTVKKEQYAVVLDYLSRGYVKSDMSKFGGKPIAQAIGTEQFTLLELAPKNGVDLEIGDTVFIGQGKKDKIYRVLGRLNFERLTATSRIELDYTIRDIVESNEEKYVNFFNTTGAVSTRLHTLELIPGIGKKYMWDIINAREEKPFESFKDITERLPTLTDPAGMIVNRVKQELDRNAIKRGKSKYYIFTQVPKKPRNPR
- a CDS encoding RNA polymerase Rpb4 family protein, whose product is MIGKEIIESEPISSAEVKKVLEDFSEDNELNYEQNITLNHLARFKRYSVEDSEEIIEKLQEEFGLRDKVAVRIVDLVPKDLADLRLIFAKEAIKIEKPDMEKILELLEQYNIEE
- a CDS encoding 50S ribosomal protein L21e, with product MQRSRGLKSRSRKKMTKTQRPGRTNPITNRMQRFEDGDLVHITINPSIQKGQPAPRFHGKTGKVTGQKGKAYIVSLKEGNKAKELIVRPDHLKLQK